In Cloacibacterium caeni, a single window of DNA contains:
- a CDS encoding kelch repeat-containing protein: protein MKKSLFFLLLSTLLYSQNINFTWIQGTNQTEQTAEIGLYGLDSDENWPGIQRDMSYVVDKEGLFWMFGGYSEGSYSSILWSYNKQNNNFTFKKGRPYNDSDGFDKGINVESYRNMPSGVSLSSFWTSNNNLYKFGGITSSLTASNDFWKFNIATNNWIKISEPTNDGAGHFGTKGVEDIANIPPALINTTTWTDEQGNLYLFGGRTGLSNRSNTVEYDTLWKYNISTKMWSWIGGSDQPNATGNYNTLGQEHSLNSPGARYGSCSFKDSQGNIYIYGGFFNGKSQYYLLNDLWKLNMNTGQWTWLKGSLTSKESIVSDIGVEDPNNLPNTLDWSLDNPKPNHWVDNSGDFWIFVNQYMWRYRISTNSWAVMKQKKIITDDDKKPIYGTINVEDPKNFPGTINGSACWIGNDGNLYQFKGSKNIDAIWKYNIQTNNWVWIKGVDSNINSVNKNTYQKLAGLLESENTPGGTLDFGAKWTDEDGNLWLYGVLGSFHKGFSLYVYRSDDLWKFDISQKKWQWIKGNYFSFYNFSNYNSLDYGVLNVEDKRNSPGSRNEAFSWIDKNGNLWLFGGNYGSFDNQLHQDLWMYNRKTNNWVWKGGKQKNDEPFANYGTLGVSSITNIPGARRDGKSWVDQEGNFYLYGGYGFDEKSSQRGYLNDVWKYDITLNQWVWLSGDKIINSTNSKDYPIAKEESGIGWQDENKNFWYYFFGIMWKYQTNNNTWTKVRSSIPFTALNYGNIGVENDTNFPGNRANAFTWTGKNGDLWFLGGKDSYSKLDLWRYNINTNNWTWMYGPKSSLPKNYGQINVSSPTNLPPHRYNSATWNDQLGNLYFFGGDLYNDVWRINFNNYAPNLFTVTAQDETCDTKNNGAILITSKENYTYSYSLNGSNWVSFNSSVTLNNLNGGTYNLCIKLSNDTQYCYVVNIGKPENLKGKIELSGRLAKVQIQSGTAPFTITYGKKNITVYSKGSYDLILDNFADNIVLESSKSCEGKIIKELITTQNDIVIFPNPTSDLINIVNHLNEKVHLALYSQNGQLIMEDDIKENHSKTISIKKQPSGTYLLVLESENRKMTKKIIKQ, encoded by the coding sequence ATGAAAAAAAGTTTATTTTTTCTCTTATTAAGTACATTACTTTATTCTCAAAACATAAATTTTACTTGGATTCAAGGTACAAATCAAACTGAACAAACTGCAGAAATTGGTTTATATGGACTAGACTCTGATGAAAACTGGCCAGGTATTCAAAGAGATATGTCTTATGTAGTAGACAAAGAGGGATTATTTTGGATGTTTGGCGGATACAGTGAGGGTAGCTATAGCAGTATATTATGGAGCTACAATAAGCAAAACAATAATTTTACGTTTAAAAAAGGCAGACCTTATAATGATTCTGACGGTTTTGATAAAGGAATCAACGTAGAGAGTTATCGCAATATGCCTTCTGGAGTTTCACTATCTTCATTTTGGACTTCAAATAATAATTTATATAAATTTGGAGGGATTACTAGCTCTTTAACAGCGAGCAATGATTTCTGGAAATTTAATATTGCAACCAATAATTGGATTAAAATATCTGAACCTACTAATGATGGAGCTGGGCATTTTGGAACGAAAGGCGTAGAAGACATTGCAAATATACCTCCTGCTTTAATTAATACAACAACTTGGACCGATGAACAAGGGAACCTATATCTTTTTGGAGGAAGAACAGGCCTTAGTAATAGATCTAATACTGTAGAATATGATACATTATGGAAATATAATATTTCTACGAAGATGTGGAGTTGGATTGGAGGAAGTGATCAACCTAATGCTACTGGTAATTATAATACATTAGGTCAGGAGCATTCATTAAACTCACCAGGTGCAAGGTATGGTTCATGTTCATTTAAAGATTCTCAAGGTAACATATATATTTATGGAGGTTTTTTTAATGGTAAATCTCAATATTATTTATTAAATGATCTTTGGAAGCTTAATATGAATACTGGACAATGGACTTGGTTAAAAGGTAGTCTAACTAGTAAAGAAAGTATTGTAAGTGACATTGGAGTAGAAGATCCAAATAATTTACCCAATACATTAGACTGGAGTTTGGACAATCCAAAACCTAATCATTGGGTAGATAATAGCGGTGATTTTTGGATATTTGTAAATCAATACATGTGGAGATACAGAATATCTACAAATTCATGGGCTGTAATGAAACAAAAAAAAATTATTACCGATGATGATAAAAAACCAATTTATGGAACAATAAATGTAGAAGATCCAAAAAACTTTCCAGGAACTATTAATGGATCAGCTTGTTGGATTGGAAATGACGGGAACTTGTATCAGTTTAAAGGTAGTAAAAACATTGATGCTATATGGAAGTACAATATCCAAACCAACAATTGGGTTTGGATTAAAGGTGTAGATAGTAACATTAATTCTGTTAATAAAAATACCTATCAAAAGCTTGCAGGACTATTAGAAAGTGAAAATACACCAGGCGGAACCTTAGATTTTGGCGCTAAATGGACTGATGAAGATGGAAATCTTTGGCTTTATGGGGTTCTAGGTTCATTCCATAAAGGATTTTCCCTATATGTGTATCGATCAGATGATTTATGGAAGTTTGATATTTCTCAAAAAAAATGGCAATGGATTAAAGGAAACTATTTTTCTTTCTACAATTTTTCTAATTATAATTCTTTAGATTATGGGGTGTTAAATGTTGAAGACAAGAGAAATTCTCCAGGATCTCGTAATGAAGCGTTTTCATGGATAGATAAAAATGGAAATCTATGGCTTTTTGGCGGTAATTATGGCAGCTTTGATAATCAATTGCATCAGGACTTATGGATGTATAACAGAAAAACTAATAATTGGGTATGGAAAGGGGGCAAACAAAAAAATGATGAACCATTTGCTAATTATGGAACGTTAGGCGTTTCTTCTATTACTAATATTCCTGGAGCGAGAAGAGATGGCAAGAGTTGGGTAGACCAAGAAGGAAATTTTTATCTCTATGGCGGCTATGGCTTTGATGAGAAGTCTTCTCAAAGAGGTTATCTAAATGATGTATGGAAATATGATATAACACTTAATCAATGGGTTTGGTTAAGTGGAGATAAAATAATCAACAGCACCAACAGTAAAGATTATCCTATTGCCAAGGAAGAAAGCGGCATAGGATGGCAAGATGAAAATAAAAATTTTTGGTATTATTTTTTTGGTATTATGTGGAAATATCAAACCAATAATAATACATGGACGAAAGTAAGGAGTTCAATACCTTTTACGGCTCTTAATTATGGAAATATTGGAGTAGAAAACGACACTAATTTTCCGGGAAACAGAGCCAATGCATTTACATGGACTGGAAAAAATGGTGACTTATGGTTTTTGGGAGGAAAGGACAGCTATTCTAAACTAGATTTATGGAGATATAATATTAATACAAATAATTGGACTTGGATGTATGGTCCTAAATCTTCATTACCAAAAAATTATGGTCAAATAAATGTTTCTTCGCCCACAAATCTTCCTCCTCATAGGTATAATTCTGCAACTTGGAATGATCAGTTAGGAAACTTATATTTCTTCGGAGGTGATTTATATAATGATGTTTGGCGAATAAATTTTAATAATTACGCACCTAATTTATTTACTGTTACTGCACAAGATGAAACTTGTGATACCAAAAATAATGGAGCAATATTAATTACTTCTAAAGAAAATTATACTTACAGCTATTCATTAAATGGAAGTAATTGGGTGTCTTTTAATTCATCTGTCACGCTCAATAACCTGAATGGCGGCACATATAATCTATGCATTAAATTATCAAATGATACGCAGTATTGTTATGTAGTAAATATCGGAAAACCTGAAAATTTAAAGGGAAAAATTGAACTATCTGGAAGGCTTGCTAAAGTTCAGATACAGTCAGGTACAGCACCTTTTACCATTACTTATGGAAAAAAAAATATTACGGTTTACAGTAAAGGAAGCTATGATTTAATTCTAGATAATTTTGCAGATAATATTGTATTAGAATCGTCCAAATCATGTGAAGGGAAAATTATTAAAGAATTAATTACTACCCAAAATGATATCGTAATATTTCCAAATCCTACGAGTGATTTGATAAATATTGTTAACCATTTAAATGAAAAGGTACACCTAGCTCTATACTCACAAAATGGTCAACTGATTATGGAAGATGATATCAAAGAAAATCACTCCAAAACTATTTCTATCAAAAAACAACCTTCAGGGACATACCTTCTAGTGTTGGAATCCGAAAATAGAAAAATGACTAAAAAAATTATTAAGCAATGA
- a CDS encoding AAA family ATPase: MGKKLIFFHKEEFSTYKSMMTNKGYIINSITKYLNSNDILENFDYQSEIIDLSSLTFAFKNDNLSFQLEQLLPFFSDETIFIADVKYEEVLTYELRYCFDEFEDLEIELPKDNKPNIGVGKSFIKKKIIDLKGDELKNFWNEFNGRLYGHQKFKDDFFKLVNVFNIFNALGEHKILSLFVLGDSGVGKTEIARVLQKCLKGKNKLAKINFGNYSSKDALNSLIGSPRGYVGSETGELFEKVKESDVGLILIDEFEKGDTAVFNYFLEVLENGKMTNSQGEEIDLNGYTIIFTSNISKENFKKVISPELRSRFNYKVHFSLLFNNDKDKFVRYRLGEIMNKFETKFNLEFPNDTHDNLVSKIEVSKFKNMRDLNKEIKDKFVEYITQTVIDNDENLEIDY, translated from the coding sequence ATGGGTAAGAAACTTATTTTTTTTCATAAAGAAGAATTTTCTACTTATAAAAGTATGATGACTAATAAAGGTTATATTATAAATAGTATAACTAAATATTTGAATTCTAACGATATATTAGAAAATTTTGATTATCAAAGTGAGATTATAGATTTATCTTCCTTAACATTTGCTTTTAAAAATGATAATCTTTCGTTTCAACTTGAACAACTATTACCATTTTTTTCAGATGAAACAATATTTATTGCAGATGTAAAATATGAAGAGGTTTTAACATACGAATTAAGATATTGCTTCGATGAATTTGAAGATTTAGAAATTGAGTTACCGAAAGATAATAAACCAAATATAGGGGTTGGTAAATCCTTTATAAAGAAAAAAATTATTGATCTAAAAGGGGATGAATTAAAAAATTTTTGGAATGAATTCAATGGTAGATTATACGGACATCAAAAATTTAAAGATGATTTTTTTAAATTAGTTAATGTGTTTAATATATTCAATGCTTTAGGAGAGCATAAAATTTTATCATTGTTTGTATTGGGAGATTCTGGAGTTGGTAAAACCGAAATAGCAAGAGTTCTCCAAAAATGCCTAAAAGGTAAAAACAAACTTGCTAAGATTAATTTTGGAAATTATAGTAGTAAAGATGCTTTAAACTCTTTAATTGGAAGTCCTCGAGGATATGTAGGAAGTGAAACAGGAGAATTATTTGAGAAAGTGAAAGAATCTGATGTTGGATTAATTCTAATTGATGAATTTGAAAAAGGAGATACGGCTGTATTCAATTATTTTTTAGAAGTTCTTGAGAATGGTAAAATGACAAATTCTCAAGGGGAAGAAATTGATTTGAATGGTTACACAATTATTTTTACTTCAAATATCTCTAAAGAGAATTTTAAAAAGGTTATTTCTCCAGAATTACGTTCAAGATTTAATTATAAAGTACATTTTAGTTTATTATTTAATAACGATAAGGATAAATTTGTTAGATACAGATTAGGGGAAATAATGAATAAATTTGAAACGAAATTTAATTTAGAATTTCCAAATGATACTCACGATAATTTAGTTAGTAAAATAGAAGTTTCAAAATTCAAAAATATGCGTGATTTGAATAAAGAAATAAAGGATAAATTTGTTGAATATATTACTCAAACGGTTATAGATAACGATGAAAATTTAGAGATAGATTATTAA
- a CDS encoding BT4734/BF3469 family protein, which yields MEDLVFDIWESFSKRIDSITFPEFVHQIRTGKYKKEVEKVRDEFFYKGKTDFYKNYKKNISAITFSGKFGVSRSIEHLVQYYPLMILDIDNIENEEKLQTIFKKSKENKFVYSVFRSLTGNGLKIIVKTNNKDFKKHSEFYKNLVNYFESELNIELDKSTCDVPRLCFYSDDPDIYYNKKSEIFIFETENNYERTNIDEDDNIFMLEMEEMIDFTEKRQKYEVGNRNNFIKLLSDNCSNHGINKSKVLEFCLNKFVEVDFDEYEIMITIENSYEKNSEYFGSWKNRLNKEVKKKLELKNKSKNKIKNTEIKSKDITFKDSVFQEYYDDLSKSFPEKYFNFISSLKSEREKDIVILSIMTVLNSIYQIE from the coding sequence AGATTTAGTTTTTGATATTTGGGAAAGTTTTTCAAAACGTATTGACTCTATCACATTTCCAGAATTTGTACATCAAATTAGAACAGGAAAGTACAAAAAAGAGGTTGAAAAAGTAAGAGATGAATTTTTTTATAAAGGAAAAACTGATTTTTATAAAAATTATAAAAAAAATATTTCAGCGATAACATTTAGCGGAAAATTCGGAGTTAGCAGAAGTATTGAGCACTTAGTACAATATTATCCTTTAATGATTTTAGATATAGATAACATTGAAAACGAAGAAAAACTTCAGACTATTTTTAAGAAATCAAAAGAAAACAAATTTGTTTACTCTGTTTTTCGTTCATTAACAGGTAATGGATTAAAAATAATTGTTAAAACAAACAACAAAGATTTTAAAAAGCATTCTGAATTTTATAAAAATTTAGTTAATTATTTTGAATCTGAACTGAATATAGAATTAGATAAATCAACTTGTGATGTTCCACGTTTATGTTTTTATTCTGATGATCCAGACATTTATTATAACAAAAAATCTGAAATTTTTATTTTTGAAACTGAAAATAATTATGAGAGGACCAACATTGATGAAGATGATAATATTTTCATGTTAGAAATGGAAGAAATGATTGATTTTACGGAGAAAAGACAAAAATATGAAGTTGGAAACAGAAATAATTTTATTAAACTATTGAGTGACAACTGCTCTAACCATGGGATAAACAAGTCTAAAGTTTTAGAATTTTGTTTGAATAAATTTGTTGAAGTCGATTTTGACGAATATGAGATTATGATTACAATTGAAAATTCATATGAAAAAAATTCTGAATACTTTGGAAGCTGGAAAAATCGTCTGAATAAAGAAGTTAAAAAGAAATTAGAATTAAAAAATAAATCTAAAAATAAAATTAAAAATACTGAAATTAAATCAAAAGACATCACATTCAAGGATAGTGTTTTCCAAGAATATTATGATGATTTAAGTAAAAGTTTTCCTGAAAAATATTTTAATTTTATAAGTAGTCTAAAATCAGAAAGGGAAAAAGATATAGTAATTCTGTCTATAATGACAGTGTTAAATTCTATTTATCAAATAGAATAG
- a CDS encoding phage holin family protein, with protein MNTIIKLIITAVVAYLLPNVLSGVHVTTFSAAIIFAIVLGLLNLFVKPILHLFSFPITLLTLGLFALVINAIIILLADHFTDGIQIDGFWWALIFSVALSIITSVLESIFISKE; from the coding sequence ATGAACACTATTATTAAACTTATCATTACCGCAGTTGTGGCTTATTTATTGCCCAATGTTCTCAGTGGAGTACACGTTACTACTTTCTCTGCAGCGATTATTTTTGCTATTGTATTAGGTCTTTTGAATTTATTTGTAAAACCTATTTTGCATTTATTTTCTTTTCCGATTACGCTTTTAACTTTAGGATTATTTGCTTTGGTCATTAATGCCATCATAATACTTTTGGCAGACCATTTTACAGACGGCATTCAGATAGATGGTTTTTGGTGGGCACTTATTTTCAGTGTGGCTTTATCTATCATCACTTCTGTTTTAGAAAGCATCTTTATCAGCAAAGAATAA